A window of Rhododendron vialii isolate Sample 1 chromosome 11a, ASM3025357v1 contains these coding sequences:
- the LOC131307118 gene encoding disease resistance protein RUN1-like: protein MATSESQNPSSSFSSKPENKSRYDIFLSFRGLDTRKKFTDHLFHSLLREGFQTFRDNDEIERGHVIESELEKAIKNSKMSVIVLSENYAKSTACLFELQSTSPTYDIFHQSLVEIYVPTNAYQNNFMTVVKNSILSSSSSSLEVRLTGKTLHRYLTVFLQQITKLPLHPALTPTKVEKTADLMMQIP, encoded by the exons ATGGCTACTTCGGAATCCCAAaatccctcctcctccttctcttcAAAACCCGAAAACAAGAGTAGATATGACATTTTTTTGAGCTTTAGGGGCCTAGACACCCGCAAAAAGTTCACCGACCACCTCTTCCACTCTCTCTTGCGAGAGGGGTTCCAAACATTCAGAGACAACGACGAGATCGAGAGGGGTCATGTTATCGAATCCGAGTTGGAGAAAGCAATCAAGAATTCCAAGATGTCGGTGATCGTGTTATCGGAAAACTATGCCAAATCGACGGCTTGCCTGTTTGAACTCCAG TCCACAAGTCCAACATATGATATATTTCATCAATCTTTGGTTGAAATTTATGTGCCAACAAACGCCTACCAAAATAATTTCATGACGGTTgtgaaaaactcaattttgTCGTCTTCTAGTTCAAGCTTGGAAGTGAGGCTTACGGGTAAAACCCTTCATCGCTATCTCACGGTCTTTCTTCAACAAATAACAAAGCTTCCTCTCCACCCTGCTCTAACTCCTACAAAAGTTGAAAAGACAGCAGATTTAATGATGCAAATTCCTTAG
- the LOC131307119 gene encoding disease resistance protein Roq1-like: protein MATSESQNPSSSFSSKPENKSRYDIFLSFRGLDTRKKFTDHLFHSLLREGFQTFRDNDEIERGHVIESELEKAIKNSKMSVIVLSENYAKSTACLFELQTILELYKKSDHFVLPVFYEVEPLRIKEQSKKLDFEEKEVIPEKEKEWSAALKEVARMAGKVFPGESDGYEAKFIEEIVGELKSKLVGNHLRVGHHLVSMDWRTMQVTSWLKERSTKVGILLICGMGGIGKTTIAKVVFNSNHARYDASCFLQNISEVAKGHNGLVRLQRQLLSDILRKEVRNVNDVDDGCRRMKYVLSNKRVLLVLDDVDQIDQLIALAGQQDWFSSGSKIIITTRIESMMNAHENYKVFRPEKLSIDDSLELFSWHASGQKHPIQGHMELSKRFVHRCDGLPLALEVLGSSVRRKNIDVWKSELQKLEAISDNTILRKLEISFDSLQDDHDKNMFLEIACFFVGKLKTETITILEGCDYAALA, encoded by the exons ATGGCTACTTCGGAATCCCAAaatccctcctcctccttctcttcGAAACCCGAAAACAAGAGTAGATATGACATTTTTTTGAGCTTTAGGGGCCTAGACACCCGCAAAAAGTTCACCGACCACCTCTTCCACTCTCTCTTGCGAGAGGGGTTCCAAACATTCAGAGACAACGACGAGATCGAGAGGGGTCATGTTATCGAATCCGAGTTGGAGAAAGCAATCAAGAATTCCAAGATGTCGGTGATCGTGTTATCGGAAAACTATGCCAAATCGACGGCATGCCTGTTTGAACTCCAGACAATTCTTGAGCTCTATAAGAAGTCAGATCATTTCGTTTTGCCCGTGTTTTACGAGGTGGAACCTTTGAGGATCAAGGAGCAATCAAAGAAACTGGATTTCGAAGAAAAGGAAGTGATTCCTGAGAAAGAGAAGGAATGGAGTGCAGCGCTTAAAGAGGTAGCGCGTATGGCTGGGAAGGTTTTCCCAGGGGAATCGGATGG GTATGAAGCCAAATTCATTGAGGAAATTGTTGGTGAACTCAAAAGCAAGCTAGTTGGCAATCATCTAAGGGTTGGCCACCATCTAGTAAGCATGGATTGGCGAACCATGCAAGTTACTTCATGGCTAAAAGAGAGGTCAACCAAGGTTGGCATTCTTTTGATAtgtggaatgggtggaataggGAAGACAACTATTGCTAAAGTTGTTTTTAATTCAAATCATGCTAGATATGATGCTTCttgttttctccaaaatatAAGTGAAGTTGCCAAAGGACACAATGGATTAGTTCGTTTGCAAAGACAACTTCTTTCAGATATTTTAAGGAAAGAAGTGCGCAATGTAAACGATGTTGATGATGGATGTAGGAGGATGAAGTATGTATTAAGTAACAAAAGAGTTCTTCTCGTCCTTGATGATGTGGATCAAATCGACCAACTAATTGCATTAGCTGGCCAACAAGATTGGTTTTCTTCAGGAAGTAAAATTATTATAACCACTAGGATCGAGAGCATGATGAATGCTCATGAAAATTATAAGGTGTTCAGGCCTGAAAAACTATCGATCGATGACTCACTTGAGCTTTTCAGTTGGCATGCTTCTGGACAAAAACATCCTATTCAAGGCCACATGGAGTTATCAAAAAGGTTTGTGCATCGTTGTGATGGGCTTCCCTTAGCCCTTGAAGTGTTGGGCTCTTCTGTACGACGGAAAAATATAGATGTTTGGAAAAGTGAGTTACAAAAATTGGAAGCAATTTCTGATAACACAATTCTGAGAAAACTTGAAATAAGTTTTGATTCTCTACAAGATGACCATGATAAAAATATGTTCCTTGAGATTGCTTGTTTCTTTGTTGGAAAGCTTAAAACTGAAACGATCACAATACTAGAAGGATGTGATTATGCTGCACTTGCTTGA
- the LOC131307860 gene encoding uncharacterized protein LOC131307860, with protein MKTVYKSSFFGIPGKGEDVVWLSHCFYVNLLTEGDEVEVSFMITSGGHIKECGVHFLYFEEEEEVFQYVSSIQHSWDQSYSLSMPEAGMYRMRTLLQFPDNWDQ; from the exons ATGAAGACCGTCTATAAGTCAAGCTTCTTTGGCATTCCAGGAAAAGGTGAAGATGTGGTGTGGTTAAGCCATTGTTTTTATGTAAATCTGTTGACAGAGGGCGATGAAGTGGAAGTTTCGTTCATGATTACTAGTGGTGGACACATTAAGGAGTGTGGAGTCCACTTTCTGTACtttgaagaagaggaagaagtatTCCAATACGTTAGCAGTATACAACATTCATGGGATCAAAGTTATTCTCTATCCATGCCTGAGGCAG GGATGTATCGAATGAGGACATTACTGCAATTCCCAGATAATTGGGACCAATGA
- the LOC131307120 gene encoding disease resistance protein RPV1-like — MGKQVVDRESKYPEERSRIWRPKESFSVLLEKIGTKKIEGLVLDMNMLRNSDMAVIEANTFEKMYNLRLLKLSGVQLSGTSKAFPKKLRWLYWHGFPSASFPNDFPLVNLVSLDMRYSNLKQLWKGTKVLGSLKILNLSHSPKLAKTPNFSRIPNLEKLVLKACSSLFEVDESIAKLQRIESLNLQDCINLRKLPRNIGMVKSLVEIDISGCSNLMGAMEELGKMKSLQVLNASGMDINRVLTVEVVSQASIWPWVPKSRVQMSLASLPSSLVRLDLSNCNLTEDAFPRDLKLSKLQELCLDGNPISSLPNFINDLTVRCIGKSNV, encoded by the exons ATGGGAAAGCAAGTTGTTGACCGAGAATCTAAGTATCCGGAGGAGCGTAGTAGAATCTGGCGCCCTAAAGAATCCTTCAGCGTTTTGCTTGAAAAAATT GGTACGAAAAAAATCGAAGGCCTTGTACTTGACATGAACATGTTGAGAAATTCCGACATGGCTGTGATTGAAGCAAATACATTTGAAAAGATGTATAATTTGAGACTACTCAAGCTGAGTGGTGTACAACTATCTGGAACTTCCAAGGCATTTCCCAAAAAATTACGCTGGTTGTATTGGCATGGTTTTCCTTCAGCATCTTTCCCCAATGATTTTCCTCTGGTGAACTTGGTCTCTCTTGACATGCGTTATAGCAACTTGAAACAACTTTGGAAAGGAACTAAG gTTCTTGGAtcgttaaaaattttaaatctcAGTCACTCTCCAAAACTTGCAAAAACTCCAAATTTTTCGAGAATCCCCAACCTGGAGAAATTGGTTCTCAAAGCTTGTTCAAGTTTGTTCGAGGTTGATGAATCTATCGCAAAACTACAGCGGATAGAGTCGCTGAATCTACAAGACTGCATAAATCTGAGAAAGCTTCCAAGAAATATTGGTATGGTAAAATCTCTCGTAGAAATAGATATTTCCGGTTGCTCAAACCTTATGGGGGCAATGGAGGAGCTGGGGAAGATGAAATCACTGCAAGTGCTTAACGCAAGTGGAATGGATATAAATCGTGTCCTTACTGTGGAGGTTGTATCACAAGCATCTATTTGGCCTTGGGTTCCAAAATCAAGGGTACAAATGTCATTGGCCTCTTTACCAAGCTCTTTGGTACGTTTAGATCTTTCTAATTGCAATCTCACTGAGGATGCATTTCCCAGGGATCTTAAGCTCTCCAAGTTACAGGAATTATGTTTAGATGGAAATCCAATTTCTAGCCTGCCAAACTTCATTAATGATCTTACGG TGCGATGCATTGGAAAAAGTAACGTTTGA